One window of Halonatronomonas betaini genomic DNA carries:
- a CDS encoding L-fuculose-phosphate aldolase, producing the protein MLLEKARKDLVKYGMKLVEHDLTKGTGGNLSIYDIEEGLMAITPSGIAYSDMEPLDIVIMNLDGEVVEGDKKPSSEEAMHRFIYKERSNINALVHAHSTYATSLSLLRQSLPPAHYMIALAGYDVRCAEYATYGTEELANNAVKAMEGRNAVLLANHGLLAGARDLPNAFNTAEEVEFVAEVYWRAKAIGEPVILPEDEMALMEEKFKSYGQVKK; encoded by the coding sequence ATGTTATTGGAGAAGGCGAGAAAAGATCTGGTTAAGTATGGTATGAAATTAGTTGAACATGACCTTACTAAGGGAACTGGAGGCAATCTAAGCATCTATGATATAGAAGAAGGCTTAATGGCTATAACTCCTAGTGGTATTGCTTATAGTGATATGGAACCTCTTGATATTGTAATAATGAATTTGGATGGCGAAGTTGTTGAAGGGGATAAAAAGCCATCAAGTGAAGAGGCAATGCATCGATTTATATATAAAGAGAGGAGTAATATTAATGCTCTGGTCCATGCCCATTCGACATATGCTACCTCTCTTTCTTTACTAAGACAGTCATTACCTCCAGCTCACTATATGATAGCCCTGGCAGGTTATGATGTCCGCTGTGCCGAGTATGCTACCTATGGGACTGAGGAGCTGGCTAATAATGCAGTTAAGGCAATGGAAGGGCGTAATGCTGTACTCCTTGCCAACCATGGTCTTTTAGCTGGAGCCAGAGACCTTCCTAATGCTTTTAATACAGCAGAAGAGGTTGAGTTTGTAGCTGAAGTTTACTGGCGAGCAAAGGCTATTGGTGAGCCAGTTATTTTACCAGAAGATGAGATGGCTTTGATGGAAGAGAAGTTTAAAAGTTATGGTCAGGTAAAAAAATAG
- the fliE gene encoding flagellar hook-basal body complex protein FliE: MIEPIGSNLNMLSLDSNKINTSNRNPSDDFGDLVRDNLQQVNNLEKNADNLTTQFALGEIDDIHQVTIATEKARMALNMTLGVQNRLVQAYEEVMRMQI; the protein is encoded by the coding sequence TTGATTGAGCCAATTGGAAGTAATTTGAATATGTTGTCTTTAGATTCAAATAAGATCAATACAAGTAATCGGAATCCTTCTGATGATTTTGGAGATTTAGTTAGGGACAATTTGCAGCAGGTAAATAACCTAGAAAAGAATGCAGATAATTTGACAACTCAATTTGCTTTAGGAGAAATTGATGATATACATCAAGTAACTATAGCTACTGAGAAAGCTAGAATGGCCTTAAATATGACTCTAGGGGTTCAAAATAGACTTGTTCAAGCCTATGAAGAAGTCATGAGAATGCAGATATAA
- a CDS encoding chloride channel protein yields MNLKLDKVKKDTIESLQYIIKWTLIAVLVGLIVGLAAVVFTGALNIGIDLLSGLSGTWWVYIMPIFGLFMSGWLTSTFAPEAAGHGTDAIIESYNENWGRVNFIVVPVKLIASVFTIAFGGSAGREGPTVQMGGGLGYLIGKKLKLSLVDTRKIVICGMAASFGSIFTAPLAGGIFGAEVLYRDDIEYNMLFTSLVSSITAYFLFAIVMGQERLFKFPIPSGYSFVPERDILLFVGIGVIVGLISLVYIKSLYGYEEINEHIELPTYAQTAIGGALTGLMAVIATPLILGTGMSLVEQISVNGGFSLGLLFMLLIGKILATSFTIGSGGSGGVVAPSLTIGAITGAIIARVINFDFPLAIITASAAGVLGSAAHIPLTTSILIAEIFGIELIIPGTIVCFAGAWIARSDTLYRESYVSRFEMAKVLHHFGSEK; encoded by the coding sequence ATGAATTTGAAACTTGATAAGGTAAAGAAGGATACCATAGAGTCGCTTCAATATATAATTAAGTGGACTTTAATTGCAGTTTTAGTTGGGCTGATTGTTGGTTTAGCGGCAGTAGTTTTTACTGGTGCATTAAATATAGGTATTGATTTATTATCAGGCTTATCAGGTACCTGGTGGGTTTATATAATGCCGATTTTTGGACTGTTTATGAGTGGCTGGCTGACATCGACTTTTGCCCCAGAGGCGGCTGGACATGGAACTGATGCAATTATAGAATCATATAATGAAAACTGGGGTAGAGTTAATTTCATTGTTGTGCCTGTTAAATTAATTGCCTCTGTATTTACTATTGCCTTTGGTGGTTCTGCAGGTAGAGAGGGGCCAACAGTTCAGATGGGTGGAGGTCTCGGCTATTTAATTGGCAAAAAGTTAAAGCTAAGTCTGGTAGACACCAGGAAGATTGTAATTTGTGGTATGGCAGCTTCCTTTGGCTCTATCTTTACAGCACCTCTGGCTGGAGGTATTTTTGGGGCCGAAGTTCTGTATCGCGATGATATTGAGTATAATATGCTATTTACCAGTCTGGTATCCAGTATTACAGCTTACTTTTTATTTGCAATTGTTATGGGTCAGGAAAGGTTATTTAAGTTTCCTATTCCATCAGGTTACTCCTTTGTTCCAGAAAGGGATATTCTCTTGTTTGTTGGTATAGGAGTTATTGTTGGACTTATAAGCCTGGTATATATAAAATCACTCTATGGCTATGAGGAGATAAATGAACATATTGAATTACCAACCTATGCCCAGACTGCAATAGGTGGAGCTTTAACTGGTCTAATGGCTGTAATTGCTACACCATTAATACTGGGTACAGGAATGTCTCTGGTTGAACAGATTTCAGTTAATGGTGGCTTTTCACTTGGACTATTATTTATGTTATTAATTGGTAAGATCCTTGCCACGTCATTTACTATTGGTTCTGGAGGTAGTGGAGGAGTTGTTGCTCCCAGTTTAACTATTGGTGCTATAACTGGTGCAATTATCGCCAGGGTCATTAACTTTGATTTTCCTCTGGCTATAATAACAGCAAGTGCTGCCGGTGTTTTAGGTAGTGCTGCTCATATTCCACTGACTACTTCGATTTTGATAGCAGAAATATTTGGGATTGAACTAATAATCCCAGGTACAATAGTGTGTTTTGCTGGAGCCTGGATTGCCAGAAGTGATACTTTATATAGAGAATCCTATGTTAGCCGGTTTGAGATGGCAAAAGTATTGCATCATTTTGGGAGTGAAAAATAA
- the fliG gene encoding flagellar motor switch protein FliG — translation MPRREMSGRKKAAILLVTLGPDISANIFQHLSDDLIEELTLEIANMQKVDSEIKDEVIEEFYQLARAQDYLDRGGIEYARDVLNKALGEDKARDIIGRLTATLQVRPFDAIRKTDPSQLLNFIQGEHPQTIALILAYLDPDHASQVMASLPQEIQTSVAKRIAIMDRTSPDIIKEVEDVLEQKLSSIVTNEYASAGGIESIVDILNQVDRGTEKNILDKLEENDPELAEEIKMRMFVFEDITVLDDQAVQLVLRQVDTNDLSLALKTSSDEVEEKILSNMSNRASEMLKEDMEFMGPVRLREVEDAQQRIVNVIRELEESGEIVIARGGESEVIV, via the coding sequence ATGCCAAGAAGAGAAATGAGTGGAAGGAAGAAAGCAGCAATATTATTAGTTACACTGGGGCCAGATATATCTGCAAATATATTCCAGCATTTATCTGATGATTTAATAGAAGAACTGACTCTAGAAATAGCTAATATGCAGAAAGTTGATTCTGAAATAAAAGATGAGGTAATCGAAGAATTTTATCAACTGGCCAGGGCCCAGGATTATTTAGATCGTGGAGGCATTGAATATGCCCGTGATGTTTTAAATAAAGCTTTAGGCGAAGATAAAGCAAGGGATATTATCGGCAGATTAACAGCCACTCTCCAGGTAAGGCCATTTGATGCTATAAGGAAAACAGACCCTTCTCAACTTTTGAATTTTATTCAAGGAGAACACCCCCAGACTATTGCTTTGATTCTGGCTTATCTGGATCCTGATCATGCTTCTCAAGTTATGGCATCATTACCTCAGGAGATCCAAACATCAGTAGCTAAAAGAATTGCAATAATGGATAGAACTTCACCTGATATTATTAAAGAAGTTGAAGATGTTTTAGAGCAGAAATTATCATCTATAGTTACTAATGAATATGCCAGTGCTGGAGGAATTGAATCTATAGTGGACATTCTTAATCAGGTTGATCGTGGAACTGAAAAGAATATTTTAGATAAACTTGAAGAGAATGATCCTGAATTAGCAGAAGAAATTAAAATGAGAATGTTTGTCTTTGAAGATATAACTGTACTGGATGATCAGGCTGTTCAACTTGTTCTTAGACAGGTTGATACAAATGACTTGTCTCTTGCACTTAAAACTTCCAGCGATGAGGTTGAAGAGAAAATATTGTCCAATATGTCTAACCGGGCATCAGAGATGTTGAAAGAAGATATGGAATTTATGGGGCCTGTTCGCCTTAGAGAGGTTGAAGATGCTCAGCAGCGTATTGTAAATGTGATCCGGGAGCTTGAAGAAAGTGGAGAAATTGTGATTGCCCGGGGTGGGGAGAGTGAAGTAATTGTCTAA
- a CDS encoding FliH/SctL family protein has product MSKVIKSSQITGEYKLSDKKALEKKRKKAKKMRRELENKNEEIKSKKEEILSRARSEAEEIIAEAQEEAALIIDKAKDKKQEIYNEAKKEAKDLGYEEGFREGQSSGEEIIKDELKVHLDSLHKILADTENRIENELNRIPVKVADLSINIAEKIVQANLDLNPDLILPIVKDCLNQVGIRHNRVEIRVNPELIDIITDIIEDYSGKFDLEIIGDSSLEPGDCLIETDFGGKDATLSNKLNQLRKDLTKEVANGEAT; this is encoded by the coding sequence TTGTCTAAAGTAATTAAATCTTCTCAGATCACCGGCGAATATAAATTGAGTGATAAAAAGGCATTGGAGAAAAAAAGAAAGAAAGCTAAAAAAATGCGCCGTGAATTAGAAAACAAAAATGAGGAGATAAAATCAAAGAAAGAGGAGATTCTCTCCAGAGCAAGAAGTGAAGCTGAGGAAATAATAGCTGAAGCTCAGGAAGAAGCAGCCCTGATAATTGATAAGGCAAAGGACAAAAAGCAAGAAATTTATAATGAAGCCAAAAAAGAAGCTAAGGATCTTGGTTATGAAGAGGGTTTTAGGGAAGGCCAAAGTTCAGGTGAAGAAATAATAAAGGATGAATTAAAGGTTCACCTTGATTCTTTACATAAAATCTTAGCTGATACTGAGAATAGGATTGAGAATGAACTTAATAGAATTCCTGTAAAAGTTGCTGATTTATCAATAAACATTGCTGAAAAAATTGTTCAGGCTAACCTTGACTTAAATCCAGATTTAATATTACCAATAGTTAAAGATTGTTTAAATCAGGTAGGGATCAGGCATAATCGTGTTGAAATAAGAGTGAATCCTGAACTTATAGACATCATAACTGACATTATCGAAGATTATAGCGGTAAATTTGATCTTGAAATAATTGGAGACAGTAGCTTAGAACCAGGTGATTGCTTAATAGAAACAGATTTTGGTGGCAAAGATGCCACATTGTCTAATAAGCTTAATCAGCTGAGGAAAGACCTGACTAAAGAGGTGGCAAATGGTGAAGCCACTTAA
- the flgC gene encoding flagellar basal body rod protein FlgC encodes MFNNFNISASGLTAQRTRMDAISDNIANVNTTRTPDGEPYRRKMPVFNARQSDGGFSNMFRSRIGLGSTSERQGVEISEIAEDQAPFKTVYDPGHPDADEQGYVEKPNVNITMEMVDMIDASRAYEANVTALDTSKNMAMRALDIGGS; translated from the coding sequence ATGTTTAATAATTTCAATATTAGTGCTTCAGGGTTAACTGCTCAGCGGACAAGAATGGATGCTATCTCAGATAATATAGCAAATGTTAATACTACCAGAACACCAGACGGGGAACCATATCGCAGGAAGATGCCAGTTTTCAATGCAAGACAGTCTGATGGTGGGTTTTCTAATATGTTTAGAAGCCGGATTGGCTTAGGTTCGACTTCTGAAAGGCAGGGTGTTGAAATTTCAGAGATTGCTGAAGATCAAGCACCTTTTAAGACAGTTTATGATCCTGGTCATCCAGATGCCGATGAACAGGGGTATGTTGAGAAGCCTAATGTTAATATTACAATGGAAATGGTTGATATGATAGATGCTTCAAGAGCTTATGAAGCAAATGTAACAGCACTTGATACCAGCAAGAATATGGCTATGAGAGCACTTGATATAGGTGGAAGTTAA
- a CDS encoding potassium channel family protein produces MKIIIAGGDKSGQNLIKLFSEKSRFKITLIESNPKKCEWISEGYPDVDIVWGDATHPNVLKSAEAEKADVFIAVIGDDKSNILAAKAAKKMGIQKVMVKVTGSEYRELAELMEFDDVLDPAEAVSAEIITRLQGVDFVNLIQDLHLDVEFTKIKVKDLKGAEGKELCDFPGLFEDLAYPMFVVRDGKYLMPNEIDCLEIDDTVIYIIKKKQKNKGGGLLGLR; encoded by the coding sequence TTGAAGATAATTATTGCTGGTGGAGATAAGAGTGGGCAGAATTTAATTAAATTATTTTCTGAAAAATCCCGCTTTAAAATTACTTTAATTGAAAGTAATCCTAAAAAGTGTGAATGGATATCTGAGGGTTATCCTGATGTTGATATCGTCTGGGGAGATGCCACCCATCCTAATGTATTAAAATCAGCTGAAGCAGAAAAAGCTGATGTTTTTATTGCAGTTATAGGTGATGATAAATCTAATATTCTGGCAGCTAAAGCAGCTAAAAAAATGGGGATTCAAAAAGTCATGGTTAAGGTAACAGGATCTGAATATAGAGAGCTTGCAGAGCTGATGGAGTTTGATGATGTGCTGGATCCAGCTGAAGCAGTTTCAGCTGAAATTATTACGAGACTGCAGGGTGTAGACTTTGTAAATTTAATTCAGGATCTTCATTTGGATGTAGAATTTACTAAAATCAAGGTTAAAGATTTAAAAGGAGCTGAAGGCAAAGAATTATGTGATTTCCCAGGTTTATTTGAGGACCTGGCATATCCTATGTTTGTTGTTAGAGATGGTAAGTATTTAATGCCAAATGAAATTGACTGTTTAGAGATTGATGATACAGTAATTTATATTATAAAGAAAAAGCAGAAGAATAAAGGTGGAGGACTTTTAGGTTTAAGATAA
- the fliI gene encoding flagellar protein export ATPase FliI has translation MKPLNFELLKSRTDEANIISNFGYITRVVGLIIESQGPEVSIGELCEVRNKNKTIKAEVVGFEDNKVLLMPIGDMEGINPGARVMATGEKLKVEVGEELLGHVLDGLGRPQSNNLGALTDLDEVPVNNTPPDPLNRERISDALSLGIRSIDGLLTCGRGQRIGIFAGSGVGKSTLLGMAARNTDADINVIGLVGERGREVRDFIERDLGKEGLKRSIIVVATSDQPALVRYKAALVSTAIAEYFRDKGKDVLLMMDSVTRVAMALREVGLATGEPPATRGYPPSVFAQLPKLLERTGAGSNGTITALYTVLVEGDDFNEPVSDTVRGILDGHIDLSRELASRNHYPAIDVLSSVSRVMPDIAEEEHIQAAGQLKKMLADYREAEDLINIGAYEKGSNPEVDQAIEKIDVIRNYLQQDINEKTDFNSAVNRLKEIVK, from the coding sequence GTGAAGCCACTTAATTTTGAATTACTTAAAAGCAGGACAGATGAAGCAAATATTATTAGTAATTTTGGTTATATTACCAGAGTTGTTGGTTTAATAATTGAGTCTCAGGGTCCTGAAGTTAGTATCGGTGAATTATGTGAGGTTAGAAATAAAAATAAAACAATTAAAGCAGAAGTAGTTGGGTTTGAAGATAATAAAGTTTTGTTAATGCCAATTGGAGATATGGAGGGGATAAATCCAGGGGCCAGGGTTATGGCTACTGGGGAAAAACTTAAAGTTGAAGTTGGCGAAGAATTGCTCGGTCATGTCCTGGATGGTTTGGGGCGACCTCAGTCAAATAATTTAGGTGCACTAACTGATTTAGATGAAGTTCCTGTAAATAATACCCCGCCAGATCCATTAAATAGAGAGAGAATTTCAGATGCCTTAAGTCTTGGAATTAGGAGTATTGATGGTTTACTGACATGTGGTCGAGGTCAGAGAATAGGTATTTTTGCTGGTAGTGGCGTTGGTAAAAGTACTCTTTTAGGAATGGCTGCCAGAAATACTGATGCCGATATAAATGTTATTGGACTTGTTGGAGAAAGAGGTAGAGAGGTAAGGGATTTCATTGAGAGAGATCTTGGCAAAGAGGGTCTTAAAAGGTCTATAATAGTTGTTGCTACATCTGATCAACCTGCTTTAGTAAGGTATAAAGCTGCTCTTGTTAGCACAGCAATTGCAGAGTATTTTAGGGATAAAGGAAAAGATGTTCTCTTGATGATGGATTCAGTCACTAGAGTTGCCATGGCTTTAAGAGAAGTTGGACTGGCAACTGGAGAGCCACCGGCAACTAGAGGATATCCCCCTTCTGTATTTGCTCAACTGCCTAAACTGCTGGAAAGGACTGGTGCAGGCTCTAATGGAACTATAACTGCACTTTACACAGTATTAGTTGAAGGTGATGATTTTAATGAACCTGTTTCTGATACTGTTCGAGGTATCTTAGATGGACATATCGATTTATCCAGGGAACTGGCTTCAAGAAATCATTATCCAGCTATAGATGTTTTAAGTAGTGTTAGCAGGGTTATGCCAGATATTGCTGAAGAAGAACATATCCAGGCAGCTGGCCAATTAAAGAAAATGCTTGCTGATTACAGGGAAGCAGAAGATTTAATAAATATTGGTGCATATGAAAAGGGTAGTAATCCAGAAGTTGACCAGGCCATTGAAAAAATAGATGTAATCAGAAACTATTTGCAACAGGATATTAATGAAAAAACTGATTTTAATTCTGCTGTTAATAGGTTAAAAGAAATTGTTAAATAG
- a CDS encoding response regulator produces MIVDDAAFMRLNLRKILKEDYEIIGEAENGREAVEKYQDLKPDIVTMDITMPEMDGLEAIKAIKDIDPAANIVVCSAMGQQKMVIEAIEAGAKDFIVKPFKNERVINAVKKIS; encoded by the coding sequence ATGATTGTTGATGATGCGGCTTTTATGAGGTTGAATTTAAGAAAGATATTAAAAGAAGACTATGAAATTATCGGAGAGGCTGAAAATGGGAGAGAAGCTGTTGAAAAATATCAGGATTTAAAACCAGATATAGTAACTATGGATATTACAATGCCTGAGATGGATGGTTTGGAGGCAATTAAAGCTATAAAGGATATAGATCCAGCCGCCAATATTGTTGTTTGTAGTGCAATGGGTCAACAGAAAATGGTTATAGAAGCTATTGAAGCCGGTGCGAAAGATTTTATTGTTAAGCCATTTAAGAATGAGAGAGTAATAAATGCAGTTAAGAAAATCAGTTGA
- the flgB gene encoding flagellar basal body rod protein FlgB, with amino-acid sequence MNRVMQILEQGIDGASRRQNHISNNIANADTPGYKRQDIDFKSALRKLAEPGQGLSLSKTRNNHLAGRTKSNSGLNYFKERNTSFRVDGGNVDIEREMAEMAKNNVYFDTLAQQLDAGFNRIHSVLDRSGG; translated from the coding sequence ATGAATAGAGTAATGCAAATTCTTGAGCAGGGTATTGATGGAGCAAGCAGGAGACAGAACCACATTAGTAATAATATTGCAAACGCAGATACACCTGGATATAAGAGACAGGATATAGATTTTAAATCTGCTCTAAGAAAGTTGGCAGAACCTGGACAGGGGTTATCACTTTCTAAGACAAGAAATAATCATTTAGCCGGAAGGACAAAATCTAACTCCGGTCTTAATTATTTTAAAGAGAGGAATACGAGTTTTAGGGTTGATGGAGGTAATGTTGATATTGAACGTGAGATGGCCGAAATGGCTAAAAATAATGTTTATTTTGATACATTAGCTCAACAACTGGATGCAGGTTTTAATCGGATACATAGTGTTTTAGATAGGAGCGGTGGTTAA
- the fliF gene encoding flagellar basal-body MS-ring/collar protein FliF, with protein sequence MVEKLKEYFNQLNELIGKLDTKAKVIIGIVTGVVLIGLLFLIFSGTGHNYQPLFQQLSSEDANAIVEELEARGVSYRLADGGRTIMVPSDDVHNMRLQMAGEGLPHQGLVGFEIFDDTQFGTTDFERRVNLYRAMGGELSRSIQNMNSIEFARVQITAPEESLFIDEESPAKASVMLQLESGVRLTDSQARAIGNLVASSVPDLSPENVTIVDTAGNLLTPNFSDDDFSSREMTSNQRETERDYEEELKRRLRTMLTRILGPDNFTVQVAARMNFDQRERESVTYLPVVDDEGIPRSTQELREVYYGGTPGEGGVPGTESNIPGYMELDDMEDDYYERTDSVTNYEINEIVEREVFAPGDLERLSVSVMVNDEMPEEDLMILQDAIQASVGFDGDRGDSVNVSSLAFDDSLEEEMAQARQVEEEAERQRQLLYAGLIAGIIILTLIIIFILRRRLKKGEEAALQGSQVDMTVGDTEDDDIELPAHELSDEEKKIRKMKSELDEMVDEQPEEMAELLKSWLLDD encoded by the coding sequence ATGGTAGAGAAGCTGAAGGAGTACTTTAATCAGCTCAATGAATTAATAGGAAAACTTGATACTAAAGCCAAAGTGATTATTGGTATTGTGACAGGGGTTGTGCTAATTGGCCTCTTATTTTTAATTTTTAGTGGGACCGGGCATAATTATCAGCCATTATTTCAACAGCTTTCCTCAGAGGATGCTAATGCTATTGTAGAAGAACTTGAAGCTAGAGGGGTCAGTTATAGGTTAGCTGATGGTGGCAGAACAATTATGGTACCTTCTGATGATGTACATAATATGCGACTGCAGATGGCTGGTGAAGGCCTGCCTCATCAGGGGTTGGTTGGATTTGAGATCTTTGATGACACCCAGTTTGGAACTACTGACTTTGAAAGAAGAGTTAATCTTTACAGGGCAATGGGAGGAGAACTTTCCAGGTCTATTCAGAATATGAACTCTATTGAGTTTGCAAGAGTTCAGATAACTGCACCTGAAGAGAGCCTTTTCATTGATGAAGAATCTCCTGCTAAGGCTTCTGTTATGCTTCAGCTTGAATCAGGTGTTAGACTAACTGATTCACAGGCTCGTGCAATAGGCAATCTGGTTGCAAGTAGTGTCCCGGATCTTTCACCTGAGAATGTAACTATTGTTGATACAGCAGGTAACCTTTTGACTCCTAATTTTAGTGATGATGATTTTTCATCAAGGGAGATGACCTCGAACCAGAGAGAAACTGAACGAGATTATGAAGAAGAACTTAAAAGACGCCTAAGAACAATGTTAACCAGAATTTTAGGTCCAGATAATTTCACTGTTCAGGTTGCTGCTAGAATGAATTTTGATCAAAGGGAAAGAGAATCTGTTACATATTTACCGGTTGTAGATGATGAAGGAATTCCCAGGAGTACTCAGGAATTAAGAGAGGTTTATTACGGAGGTACTCCAGGTGAAGGTGGTGTACCAGGAACAGAAAGTAACATTCCTGGATATATGGAATTAGATGATATGGAAGATGATTATTATGAGCGGACTGATTCAGTTACAAATTACGAAATAAATGAGATTGTTGAGCGAGAAGTTTTTGCTCCAGGAGATTTAGAGAGGTTATCAGTATCTGTTATGGTAAACGATGAGATGCCAGAAGAAGATTTAATGATATTACAGGATGCTATTCAGGCTTCTGTAGGCTTTGATGGCGATAGAGGCGATTCAGTTAATGTTTCAAGCCTTGCATTTGATGATAGTCTGGAAGAAGAAATGGCCCAGGCTCGACAGGTTGAAGAAGAAGCTGAAAGGCAGAGACAACTTTTATATGCAGGTTTGATAGCTGGAATAATAATATTAACCCTGATAATTATCTTTATTTTAAGAAGAAGACTAAAAAAAGGTGAAGAAGCAGCCCTCCAGGGAAGTCAGGTTGATATGACAGTTGGAGACACTGAAGATGATGATATAGAACTACCAGCCCATGAGTTAAGTGACGAAGAAAAGAAGATTAGAAAAATGAAAAGTGAGCTGGATGAGATGGTTGATGAACAGCCAGAGGAGATGGCAGAATTATTAAAGAGCTGGCTTTTAGATGATTAA
- a CDS encoding MFS transporter yields MKISHLGGFKLNNNIKNNLPKSTQIFYGIGVSYAVVDQIFAQWVLYYYLPPEASQLSPVLPPVLISLALILSRFVDMVADPAIGYLSDKTRTRFGRRIPYLAAGVLPLAITTVAFFYPPAGTDQQFRFIYLAIIGALFFIFYTIVGAPYNALIPDLAQNKTDRLNLSTWQSVFRLLYTAIAMILPGWLIVVFGQGNEEIGIRRMVILLSTIMIIGIIITIAMVNEKKYSNPASTSIKIKKALKLIINKRSTLFYFAGLTLFFLGFNTLRGSINYYVVDIMGYGTTAITIASALLFGSAAIAFYPVNRLANKIGYKKPLLAFLVALIILSLALTRVGRLLPENAGFIIFFLFGIPISGAAFIFPPAMLSELASRLQSEKKVSIEGLFFGIQGFFLKLAFLLSIGILPLLLVSGGADFSIAGALIGDIDQVTQTGIYGTSYLAAIVFAGSFLCYLGYKED; encoded by the coding sequence ATGAAAATAAGTCATTTAGGAGGATTTAAATTGAATAATAATATAAAAAATAATCTGCCTAAATCAACTCAGATATTCTATGGCATTGGTGTCAGCTATGCCGTTGTAGATCAAATATTTGCCCAGTGGGTCTTATATTATTATCTGCCACCGGAAGCTTCTCAATTATCTCCAGTATTACCCCCAGTTTTAATATCTCTAGCACTAATTCTCTCCAGATTCGTAGATATGGTCGCTGATCCAGCCATTGGTTACCTATCTGATAAAACTAGAACCCGATTTGGTAGAAGAATTCCATATTTAGCAGCAGGAGTGTTACCTCTAGCAATTACTACAGTTGCTTTCTTTTATCCTCCAGCTGGAACAGACCAGCAATTTAGATTTATATACCTGGCCATTATTGGAGCATTATTTTTTATCTTCTATACAATAGTGGGTGCTCCATATAATGCTCTCATACCTGATCTGGCCCAGAATAAAACTGATCGATTAAATCTTTCAACCTGGCAGTCGGTCTTTAGATTGCTCTATACTGCAATAGCTATGATTCTTCCAGGCTGGCTAATAGTAGTCTTTGGCCAGGGTAATGAAGAAATAGGAATTAGAAGAATGGTTATCCTGCTCTCAACAATTATGATCATCGGGATAATCATAACTATTGCCATGGTCAATGAAAAAAAATACAGTAATCCAGCCTCAACTTCGATCAAGATCAAAAAAGCCTTAAAGCTAATCATAAATAAGCGCTCGACTTTATTTTATTTTGCCGGCCTAACCCTCTTCTTTTTAGGATTCAATACTCTAAGAGGTTCAATAAATTATTATGTAGTCGATATTATGGGGTATGGCACAACTGCAATTACAATAGCATCTGCCCTGCTATTTGGTAGTGCTGCAATCGCTTTTTACCCTGTAAATCGTCTGGCAAATAAAATCGGCTATAAAAAACCTCTCTTAGCTTTTCTTGTAGCTCTTATAATCTTATCCCTCGCATTAACCAGAGTTGGTAGATTATTGCCAGAAAATGCTGGTTTTATAATTTTCTTTTTATTCGGGATACCTATATCAGGAGCAGCCTTTATATTTCCACCGGCAATGTTAAGTGAGCTTGCCTCAAGACTTCAATCAGAAAAGAAGGTAAGTATTGAGGGCCTATTTTTTGGTATCCAGGGATTCTTCTTAAAATTAGCTTTTTTACTCTCCATTGGTATTTTGCCACTACTATTAGTCAGTGGAGGAGCTGATTTTTCAATAGCAGGTGCTCTAATTGGAGATATAGATCAGGTAACACAGACAGGTATCTATGGAACCTCATATCTTGCAGCCATTGTCTTTGCCGGTTCATTCCTCTGTTACCTTGGATATAAAGAAGACTAA